A genomic stretch from Lathyrus oleraceus cultivar Zhongwan6 chromosome 2, CAAS_Psat_ZW6_1.0, whole genome shotgun sequence includes:
- the LOC127120366 gene encoding uncharacterized protein LOC127120366 encodes MDLQTLIISPMFRRRELLQLTRRFTCHVVLSCILYYLVAYGLCSTNGAQNLPDYDACSSFEKSYHFDSSDAAVSDSCLGHRFPAAHNSFENVCPNSNLFCFPSLLDGFFPGKESGSQYKSPRCVELAQDRWQESNSSWSSDFGVFRLLNGGVISCSLNSKEGLNEAPSLQTEIGHKNDISSCGGSLNKVKSTNILQTSSVVSKSSSVDDSVLPNIKIGPTVLDWGQTYLYSSSEAFLTVENTCNESTLHLYEPFSTDLQFYSSNFSEVSLLPGELATIRFVFFPKCLGFSSASLILQTSSGGFVVEAKGYATESPFGIQPLSGVEISPGGRLSRNFSIFNPFDEPLYVKEITAWISISLGDSNSVETEGICSINRFQVFDTRLSPTIKDRLVVKSSQVGSPIVAIRPNRKWDIASQSSETLFEMDITVGLEGKILGAFCLHLLRSSQDTSDTIMVPIEAEVDGHSSASTTVGKFVSASLEGIATCDSGEIAITISLRNDASYILSFVKVLEVADMELFHIKYKESLLLFPGTVTQVGIIYCNHLHLDSPEVANLRETCKLSILTNDSTSPLIMIPCEDILYICFEHHRLSSAGVEDKSKHIEARNMRAGYVGKSTQLPPNVKVLETSVDELVLENWKSQGTMSDKSVFEEREMVFPMIQVGSYVSRWITVKNPSENPVTVQLILNSGELINNCKGIHDLLNPSSSGNLVVDEGATPTKFGFSVPENALTEAYVHPYDCVTLGPIIFYPSERCSWSGSVLVRNNLSGVESIPLRGFGGLLSLALFDDGSSSEHVQSVDFDLKMLKPLNFSLPYSLLHMKEMTSVCSQPLVKELYVKNTGDLPLEVKSIRVSGRECGLDGFKILHCRGFALKPGESIKLTILYQTDFSAAVVHRDLELALDSGIFLLPMKASFSPDMLSNCKKSMLWMRVKKTLFGFLLIASLICFVFWFVSPQSTALDTLDFSGKGNDNLVHTTAMNSGGKTSLLDQNQRKSKLSVTNKINHLMEASCGSYSYGQGNSSEHEISQHLMQTSENRHLSDTPVLSSEQTKASESGHLVVKTSKEKGRRKKRKNLGAKLTALSEVSSSQSGNSTPSSPLSPAAFTMPKYNWPSSSDVEQPLETLSSTTSVAAQHSANNQCSVLKPASAQVSHSSSKTTATTNITVQLHRKTSPLRTASAPRPSVLSSECSVTTTSHVRAPGSEPDNRKDVGVQEAGLADEYVYDIWGEHLSLPHLLVSTKNVTHMKRGPANNSSFDSFFVRGPQTLVTNSQVGK; translated from the exons ATGGACCTTCAAACCCTAATCATCAGCCCTATGTTTCGCCGCCG GGAGTTGTTGCAGTTGACCAGAAGGTTCACTTGTCATGTGGTTCTGTCATGTATCTTATATTACCTTGTTGCATATGGACTATGTTCTACGAATGGTGCACAAAATTTACCTGATTATGATGCTTGCTCATCGTTTGAGAAAAGTTACCATTTTGATTCTTCAGATGCCGCGGTTAGTGACTCTTGTTTAGGCCACAGATTTCCAGCTGCTCACAACAGTTTTGAAAATGTGTGTCCAAACAGTAATTTGTTTTGCTTTCCTTCGTTGTTGGACGGCTTTTTTCCTGGCAAAGAATCTGGTAGTCAATACAAAAGTCCACGTTGTGTAGAATTAGCTCAAGATAGGTGGCAGGAGAGTAACAGTAGTTGGTCATCTGACTTTGGCGTGTTTAGGCTACTTAATGGAGGGGTTATCTCGTGTTCGCTGAATTCCAAGGAGGGATTGAATGAGGCACCGTCTCTTCAGACTGAGATTGGTCATAAAAATGATATTTCCTCGTGCGGAGGTTCTTTAAATAAGGTGAAGTCAACAAATATTTTGCAGACGAGCTCTGTGGTGTCGAAATCAAGTTCCGTGGATGATTCCGTCTTGCCTAATATAAAGATTGGCCCTACTGTGTTGGACTGGGGACAAACGTATTTATATTCTTCTTCAGAAGCTTTTCTAACTGTGGAAAATACATGCAATGAGAGCACATTGCACCTCTATGAACCGTTCAGCACTGATTTACAGTTCTATTCTTCTAACTTCAGCGAGGTTTCGCTACTGCCTGGTGAATTGGCTACAATTCGTTTTGTTTTCTTCCCCAAGTGTCTCGGCTTTTCGTCAGCTAGCCTGATTTTGCAGACAAGTTCGGGTGGATTTGTAGTAGAGGCTAAAGGATATGCTACTGAGTCTCCTTTTGGAATTCAGCCATTATCAGGGGTTGAAATATCTCCTGGTGGAAGATTGAGCAGGAATTTTTCGATTTTCAATCCCTTCGATGAACCGCTGTACGTGAAGGAAATAACTGCTTGGATATCAATTTCTTTGGGAGATAGTAATTCTGTTGAAACTGAAGGAATTTGTAGCATAAATCGTTTTCAAGTTTTTGATACGCGTCTCTCCCCAACGATTAAGGATCGTTTGGTCGTGAAGAGTAGCCAAGTAGGTTCACCAATTGTAGCAATTAGGCCAAATAGGAAGTGGGATATCGCTTCACAAAGCTCTGAAACACTCTTTGAGATGGATATTACGGTTGGGTTGGAAGGAAAAATCCTTGGTGCATTTTGTTTACATTTACTAAGATCTTCACAAGACACATCTGATACTATTATGGTTCCTATTGAAGCTGAAGTTGATGGTCATTCTTCTGCCTCGACCACTGTTGGTAAATTTGTTTCAGCATCTCTTGAGGGTATTGCCACATGTGATAGTGGTGAAATTGCTATCACTATCTCTCTAAGGAATGATGCATCTTACATTTTAAGTTTTGTTAAAGTTCTAGAAGTCGCTGATATGGAGCTTTTTCATATCAAGTACAAGGAAAGCTTACTGCTTTTCCCTGGTACCGTTACACAAGTTGGCATTATTTACTGTAATCACCTCCACTTGGATTCACCTGAAGTCGCCAACTTGCGAGAGACCTGCAAATTGTCGATCCTAACAAATGACTCGACTAGTCCCCTGATTATGATTCCATGTGAAGACATATTATATATTTGTTTTGAACATCACAGGCTTTCGTCTGCTGGAGTAGAAGATAAGTCTAAACATATCGAAGCTCGCAATATGAGGGCAGGGTATGTTGGCAAAAGCACGCAATTGCCACCAAATGTCAAG GTTTTAGAGACATCGGTAGATGAGCTAGTTCTTGAAAACTGGAAGTCTCAAGGCACAATGAGTGACAAGTCTGTATTTGAAGAGCGAGAAATGGTATTTCCAATGATTCAGGTCGGAAGTTATGTCTCTAGGTGGATCACCGTGAAGAATCCGAGCGAAAACCCAGTTACCGTGCAGCTTATCTTGAATTCAGGAGAACTAATCAACAACTGTAAGGGAATACATGATTTATTAAACCCCTCTTCATCGGGTAATTTGGTTGTCGATGAAGGTGCTACTCCAACGAAGTTTGGATTCTCGGTACCAGAGAATGCACTGACAGAGGCTTATGTGCACCCCTACGATTGTGTAACTTTAGGTCCAATTATTTTTTATCCATCCGAACGTTGCAGCTGGAGTGGATCAGTGTTGGTAAGAAACAATCTTTCAGGTGTGGAGTCGATACCGTTGCGGGGATTCGGAGGGTTGCTTTCTCTAGCTTTGTTTGATGATGGGAGTTCTTCCGAGCATGTTCAGAGTGTAGATTTTGATCTAAAAATGCTGAAGCCGCTCAATTTTTCTCTTCCTTACTCTTTACTTCACATGAAAGAAATGACTTCTGTTTGTTCGCAACCTTTAGTCAAAGAGTTATATGTCAAGAATACAGGAGACTTGCCGTTGGAGGTTAAAAGTATCCGGGTTTCAGGGAGAGAATGTGGTTTGGATGGCTTTAAAATTCTTCATTGTAGGGGTTTTGCTCTTAAACCCGGGGAGTCTATCAAACTTACGATATTGTATCAAACCGATTTTTCTGCAGCCGTGGTGCATCGAGACCTTGAACTTGCTTTGGATTCTGGTATTTTCCTATTGCCAATGAAGGCAAGTTTCTCGCCCGATATGCTAAGTAACTGCAAGAAGTCCATGTTATGGATGCGAGTTAAAAAAACTCTTTTCGGGTTCCTCCTTATTGCCTCCTTAATATGTTTTGTATTTTGGTTTGTATCGCCTCAAAGCACCGCATTGGACACCTTGGATTTCTCGGGCAAGGGCAATGATAACTTGGTCCACACCACCGCCATGAATAGTGGTGGGAAAACCTCTTTGCTAGATCAGAACCAGAGAAAGAGTAAGCTCTCTGTGACTAATAAGATAAATCATTTGATGGAGGCCTCTTGTGGAAGCTATTCATATGGTCAAGGAAATTCATCGGAACATGAGATATCTCAGCATCTTATGCAGACTTCTGAAAACCGTCATTTATCGGATACTCCAGTTCTGAGCTCTGAACAAACGAAAGCATCCGAGAGCGGTCATCTCGTGGTCAAAACTAGTAAAGAAAAAGGGAGAAGAAAAAAGAGGAAGAATCTCGGTGCAAAATTAACAGCATTGTCTGAAGTTTCAAGTAGCCAAAGCGGAAACTCTACACCCTCATCTCCGTTATCACCAGCTGCATTCACTATGCCTAAATATAACTGGCCATCGTCTTCTGATGTGGAGCAACCCCTCGAGACACTTAGTTCAACAACATCTGTAGCTGCGCAACATTCTGCAAACAACCAATGTTCTGTTTTAAAGCCTGCGTCTGCACAAGTGTCACATTCGTCTTCAAAAACCACTGCTACTACTAATATCACTGTTCAGTTGCATCGCAAAACTTCTCCCTTACGAACAGCCAGCGCTCCTAGACCCTCGGTGTTATCATCAGAATGCAGTGTCACTACTACTTCACATGTTCGAGCTCCTGGATCAGAACCTGATAACCGAAAAGATGTTGGAGTTCAAGAGGCAGGACTGGCGGATGAGTATGTGTATGATATTTGGGGCGAGCATTTGTCTTTACCTCACTTGTTAGTTTCGACGAAAAATGTTACTCACATGAAGCGCGGTCCTGCGAACAACAGTAGTTTCGACAGCTTTTTTGTAAGGGGTCCTCAAACCCTTGTGACAAACTCTCAAGTTGGAAAATAA